The Sesamum indicum cultivar Zhongzhi No. 13 linkage group LG2, S_indicum_v1.0, whole genome shotgun sequence genome contains a region encoding:
- the LOC105156363 gene encoding uncharacterized protein LOC105156363 — MKNNGQSPFSSVAGKLMNTPFPLLNLLSYLFFFIFGLTFGIIFCFHYRSFSFNLQVTNGQFSIFTSQSILDQPPTTTTPTFSSSTPEIKNTSKTSDMVRWAEFLQPPTVMHEMTDQELLWRASMAPKIQEFPFKRVPKVAFMFLTRGPVVLAPLWEKFFKGHDGLYSVYVHSDPSFNGSEPEGSVFHGRRIPSKEVQWGNVNMIEAERRLLANALLDFSNQHFVLLSESCIPLYNFSTIYSYLINSTQNFVEAYDLPGPVGRGRYSHQMGPMIKLEQWRKGSQWFGMDRDLALEVIADKNYFPVFQHYCNGSCYADEHYLPTFVSMKFGERNSNRTLTWVDWSRGGPHPSKFIRTDVTPEFLEKLRRGGSCEYNGKKTNVCVLFARKFTYNALDRLLRFAPQVMQFNR; from the exons ATGAAAAACAACGGCCAGAGCCCATTTTCATCAGTCGCCGGAAAACTGATGAACACCCCATTCCCTCTACTCAACCTCCTCTCCtacctcttcttcttcatatTCGGGTTAACTTTCGGGATCATCTTCTGCTTCCACTACAGAAGCTTCTCATTCAACCTTCAAGTCACAAACGGTCAATTCTCCATCTTCACCTCTCAATCAATACTGGACCAACCGCCGACCACGACGACGCCGACCTTCTCATCCTCCACTCCGGAGATCAAGAATACTTCAAAGACAAGCGATATGGTTAGGTGGGCGGAGTTCCTACAGCCACCTACCGTGATGCATGAAATGACCGATCAAGAACTCCTATGGAGAGCATCTATGGCTCCTAAAATCCAAGAATTTCCATTCAAACGCGTGCCCAAGGTGGCGTTCATGTTCTTGACACGAGGGCCGGTGGTTTTAGCGCCGCTGTGGGAGAAATTCTTCAAGGGGCACGACGGGTTGTACTCGGTTTACGTGCACTCGGATCCATCTTTCAATGGGTCGGAGCCTGAGGGTTCGGTTTTTCATGGCAGGAGGATTCCTAGTAAG GAAGTTCAATGGGGCAACGTGAACATGATAGAAGCCGAAAGGAGATTGCTAGCCAATGCTCTTCTTGATTTCTCAAACCAACATTTTGTTCTCCTCTCTGAATCATGCATTCCCCTCTACAACTTCTCCACCATCTACTCTTACTTGATCAACTCCACCCAAAACTTCGTGGAGGCATATGATCTGCCTGGCCCGGTGGGGCGAGGGCGATACAGCCATCAGATGGGCCCCATGATCAAGCTTGAGCAATGGAGAAAGGGGTCCCAATGGTTTGGGATGGACAGAGATCTTGCCTTAGAGGTTATTGCAGACAAGAACTACTTCCCAGTGTTCCAACACTACTGCAATGGTTCATGTTATGCTGATGAGCATTACTTGCCGACATTTGTGAGCATGAAGTTTGGGGAGAGGAACTCAAACAGGACTTTGACATGGGTGGACTGGTCGAGGGGCGGGCCCCACCCATCCAAGTTCATCAGGACAGATGTCACCCCGGAGTTCTTGGAGAAGTTGAGGAGAGGTGGGAGTTGTGAGTACAATGGTAAGAAGACCAATGTTTGTGTCTTGTTTGCAAGAAAATTCACATACAATGCATTGGATAGGCTGCTGAGGTTCGCACCGCAGGTTATGCAGTTCAACaggtaa